CATCTCCTACGGTGGCGCAACCCTGACCATGGGTGACACCGACGGTGCATACGACGCTCGCATCCCGGAAATGGCTCTGGCAGGCGGCACCCTGAACGACGACGAAACCGTTCACCTCGGCTTCAACCACGGTGACGGCGACGCGTTCGGCCTGACCGGCCTCGACGGCTTCGGCGACGGCCAGATCGCTCGTTTCGACTACGCCTACAACAGCTTCACCTTCTCGCTGTCGGCTGAGCAGGTTGCTGACGGCGCAGACGTGTCCGGCATCGGCGACACCGTTTGGGGCCTCGGCGTGTCCTGGAGCGGCCAAGTCAGCGCCATCGACCTGACCGTCGGCCTCGGCTACCAGACCCTGGAAGATGTTGCTGACGTGACCGGCCTCGCCGTCACCGGCGGCTTCGCCAACGGCATCTCCGCCGGCCTGACCTACTCGGTCACCGACATCGACGGCCTGTCCGACGACGTGACCCACGTTGGTCTCGGCTTCGGCTACGAAATGAACGCAATCGCAGTCGGCGTGAACTGGGGTCAGTTCGAGTACGACGGCGACAACCAGTCGGGCTGGGGCCTCGCGGCATCCTACGACCTCGGCGGTGGCCTGGAAGCCCGTCTCGGCTACGGCTACTCCGACATGGAAGGCGTTTGGGGCTCGGGCGACTACAACACCTGGTCGCTGGGTCTGAACATGAGCTTCTAATCTCCCCGGAGATTAAGCTAAGGGAAGAGCGGGCATTCGCCCGCTCTTTTCTTTTTTGTCAACCGCTGAGGTGCCCGCCCAATGCTGCCGCTTTCCGCCGCGATGAAAACCCGGCTCTTCCAGCAGGCGACCGGCCTCATGGCCAAGGGCCAGTTCGCACAGGCCAAGGCCGCGCTGACGCAACTGGCGCAGGCCGATCCGGCCCGCCCGGAAATCCCCTTTCATCTGTCGAGAATCGCCTTCGAGGAAGGCGACCGCGACGCTTGTCTGGCACAGCTGCGCAAAGCCGTCGCCCTCGCGCCCGGCAATCCCAAGCTCACTCAGCACGCCGCCGAGCGGTTCCGCTATTTCGGCTGCGCCGAGGAGGCGCTCGCCGCCTATGATCGGCTGATTGCCGCGGGTGGCCAGGCGGTGAAGGCCCGCGCCGACAAGGCGCATTACCTGCAACTGCTCGGTCGGTTCGACGAGGCGGAGAAGATCTTTCGCAAGCTGATCCGTCAGCATCCGAACGAAGCCCAGCTCTACCGCATCTTCCTCGCCACGAAAAAGCTCTCCGCCGGCGATCCGCTGCTTCAGGCGATGGAGCGGCTCTGGGCCCGCAAGGAGCTGAAGGACGAGCCGCGAATCCATCTCGGCTACGCGCTCGGCAAGGCGCTGGAGGAGGCCGGACAGCCGCAGCGCGCCTTTGCCTGCTTCGCCCGCGCCAATGCCTTGCAGCGAAAGGCCGCGCCTTTCGAAAACGCCGCGCAGGATCGCGAGTTCGCTGCCGTGCAGGCGGCGCAGGCCGGGCTTCTCCCCGACCCCGCCCTCAGCGAACCGCTCTCCCCCCGCCCGGTCTTTGTCACCGGCATGCCGCGCTCGGGCACGACGCTGGTCGAGCGCATCCTCGCCGCCCATAGCGACGTGTCGGCGGGCAACGAGCTGAGCCTCGCGCTGAAGCTCGCCTATGGCATGTTCGGCGCCGGCGAAGCCATGCGCCCGCTGGCCGACACTGCTCCGGAAAAGCTGCGCGCCTTCGCCGAACGCTACACTACGCTGGCGCGCCGCGACGTGCCCGGCGACAGCCCGGTGATCACCGACAAGTCGATTCTTTCCTACCTGATCGTCGGGTTGCTGCATCACACGCTGCCCGGCGCGCGCTTTATCGTCGTGCAGCGCGACCCGCGCGACATCGCCCTGTCGATCCACAAGAATTTCTTTGCCACCGGCAGCCATCGCTACGCCAACGACCTCGCGGATATCGCCCATGCGATCAAACGCTTCCGCCGGCATGTCGCGCACTGGAAGGCCACGCTGCCCGGTGTCATCCACGAGATCCGCTATGAGGCGCTGGTGGCGGACCCCGAACCGCATTCGCGCGCGCTGATCGCGGCGGCGGGGCTTGACTGGCAGGACGCCTGCCTCGATTTCCACAAGAACAGCGACGCCGTGAAGACGCTCAGCGTCAGCCAGGTGCGCCAGCCGATCTATACCGGCTCGGCGCAGGCCTGGAAGAAATACGAGCGCGAGCTGCAACCGTTCATAGAAGCCTGGGGAGACGAGCCATGGGACTGACCGATATCCGCGACCGTGTCGCCAAAGCCGAAGCCCGGGCCGGGCGCGACCCCGGCTCGGTGCAGCTGATCGCGGTCAGCAAGGTGCAGCCGCTGGAGCGGGTCGAGGCGGTGCTGGAGCAGGGGCACAAGCTTTTCGGCGAGAACAAGGTGCAGGAGGCGCGCGGCAAATGGCCCGAGTTCATGGAGCGCTACGAGGGCGTCTCCGTGCATCTCATCGGGCCGTTGCAGACCAACAAGGCGCGGCAGGCGATGGAGCTGTTCTCCGCCATCCACTCGGTGGACCGGCCGAAGCTCGCCAACACGCTGGCACGGCTGGCGCAGGAGACGGGCGCCTGCCCCGATCTCTTCATTCAGGTGAACACCGGCGAGGAAGAGCAGAAGGCCGGCATCCTGCCCGACGACGCGGATGCCTTCATCGCCGAATGCCGTGGGCTCGATCTGCCGATCAAGGGGCTGATGTGCATCCCGCCGGTCGAGGAGACGCCGTCGCTGCATTTCGCGCTGCTGGGCAAGATCGCCGAACGCAACGGGCTGGAAGAGCTCTCCATGGGCATGAGCTCCGATTTCGAGGAGGCCATCGCGCTCGGCGCCACCCATGTGCGCGTCGGCTCGGCGATCTTCGGCGAGCGCGATTACGGCTGACACACGGCCCCGGGCAGGCGCGCCCTGCCCGCTCCGTAGCACTGAAATCACCACCCGACCGGCCTTTTCCGGTCCCCGCCCCGAGCCGCCTTGCGCATGCTGGCCGCTGGGGCTAGGCCTGCGGTCATGCGGATCATCCGAGATTACCAATATGTCGAGCCCCAGGACCGGGGGGCCAGTGTCGCCATCGGAAATTTCGACGGCGTGCATCTCGGCCATCAGGCCGTGATAGACCTCGCCCGCGCGGCAGGCGGCGGCGCGCCCTTCGGCGTGCTCACCTTCGAGCCGCATCCGCGCGAGTATTTCGCTCCCGACACCCCGCCCTTCCGGCTGATGTCCTCCAAGGCGCGGGCCTCGCGTCTGGAAAAGCTGGGGGTGGAGCGGCTCTATGAGCTCAATTTCAACAGCGCCCTGGCCGAGCTCACGCCGGAGCAATTCTGCCGCCGGGTGATCGCCGACGGGCTCGGGCTCAACCATGTGGTGGTGGGCGCCGATTTCTGCTTCGGCAAGAACCGCAAGGGCACCGTCAGCGATCTCCAGCGCTTTGGCGACGAGCTGGGATTCGGCGTCACAATCGCGGAGATTCTGGAATATTCCGGCGGGCAGGTCAGCTCCACCGCGATCCGGCAGGCGCTGAGCGACGGCAAACCGCGCGAGGCGGCGGCGCAGCTCGGTCACTGGCACCGCATCGAGGGCCCGGTGATCGGCGGCGAACAGCGCGGTCGCGAGCTGGGCTATCCCACTGCCAACATGTCCATCGAAGGGCTGCACCCGCCCAAGCTCGGCGTCTATGCGGTGCTGGTGCAGGTCCTGGATGGCGAGCACAAGGGCAGCTATCACGGCGCTGCCTCCATCGGCGTGCGCCCGATGTTCGGTGAGAACAAGCCCAATCTCGAAACCTTCATCTTCGACTTCCAGGGCGACCTCTACGGCGCGACCCTGTCGGTGGCGCTGGTCGAGTATCTTCGCCCCGAGGTGAAATTCGACGGGCTCGACGCGCTCATCCAGCAGATGGATGCCGATTGCGCCAGGGCGCGCGAGATCCTCTCGGCGCCATGAGCGATCCGATCGACCGCAGCGGGCTGGCGCCCCGGTTCTGGGAGAAGAAACCGCTCTCGAAACTTTCCAAAGCCGAATGGGAGGCGCTTTGCGACGGCTGCGGCAAATGCTGCCTCAACAAGCTCGAAGACGAGGAGACCGGCGAGGTCGCGCTGACCCGCGTCGCCTGCCGCCTCTTCGACGACAGCACCTGCCGCTGCGCGCAATACCCGATCCGCCACCAGTTCGTGCCGGAATGCATCGTGCTGAAACCCACCAATATCGACGAGCACGCTTACTGGATGCCGCAGACCTGCGCGTACCGGCTGCTCTGGGAGGGCAAGCCGCTCTTCGACTGGCACCCGCTGATCTCGGGCGACCCGGAAACGGTGCATGAGGCCGGCGTCTCCATACGGGACCGCACCGTTCCGGAATTCGAGATCGACGAGGACGATTGGGAAGACCACATCATCGAGGAGCCGATCTGATGTTCTTTGCCTCCGACAATTCCGGCCCCGTGGCGCCGCAGGTTCTCGACGCGCTGGCCCGCGCCAATGAGGGCCACGCCATGGGCTATGGCGACGATCCGCTGTCGCAACAGGTGGCCGAGGATCTGCGGGCATTGTTCGAGGCGCCGGAGGCGGCGGTCTATCTGGTGCCCACCGGCACGGCGGCCAATGCGCTGTCGCTCGCCTGTCTCTGCCCGCCCTATGCCA
The window above is part of the Salipiger abyssi genome. Proteins encoded here:
- a CDS encoding YggS family pyridoxal phosphate-dependent enzyme gives rise to the protein MGLTDIRDRVAKAEARAGRDPGSVQLIAVSKVQPLERVEAVLEQGHKLFGENKVQEARGKWPEFMERYEGVSVHLIGPLQTNKARQAMELFSAIHSVDRPKLANTLARLAQETGACPDLFIQVNTGEEEQKAGILPDDADAFIAECRGLDLPIKGLMCIPPVEETPSLHFALLGKIAERNGLEELSMGMSSDFEEAIALGATHVRVGSAIFGERDYG
- a CDS encoding bifunctional riboflavin kinase/FAD synthetase, whose amino-acid sequence is MRIIRDYQYVEPQDRGASVAIGNFDGVHLGHQAVIDLARAAGGGAPFGVLTFEPHPREYFAPDTPPFRLMSSKARASRLEKLGVERLYELNFNSALAELTPEQFCRRVIADGLGLNHVVVGADFCFGKNRKGTVSDLQRFGDELGFGVTIAEILEYSGGQVSSTAIRQALSDGKPREAAAQLGHWHRIEGPVIGGEQRGRELGYPTANMSIEGLHPPKLGVYAVLVQVLDGEHKGSYHGAASIGVRPMFGENKPNLETFIFDFQGDLYGATLSVALVEYLRPEVKFDGLDALIQQMDADCARAREILSAP
- a CDS encoding tetratricopeptide repeat-containing sulfotransferase family protein, whose protein sequence is MLPLSAAMKTRLFQQATGLMAKGQFAQAKAALTQLAQADPARPEIPFHLSRIAFEEGDRDACLAQLRKAVALAPGNPKLTQHAAERFRYFGCAEEALAAYDRLIAAGGQAVKARADKAHYLQLLGRFDEAEKIFRKLIRQHPNEAQLYRIFLATKKLSAGDPLLQAMERLWARKELKDEPRIHLGYALGKALEEAGQPQRAFACFARANALQRKAAPFENAAQDREFAAVQAAQAGLLPDPALSEPLSPRPVFVTGMPRSGTTLVERILAAHSDVSAGNELSLALKLAYGMFGAGEAMRPLADTAPEKLRAFAERYTTLARRDVPGDSPVITDKSILSYLIVGLLHHTLPGARFIVVQRDPRDIALSIHKNFFATGSHRYANDLADIAHAIKRFRRHVAHWKATLPGVIHEIRYEALVADPEPHSRALIAAAGLDWQDACLDFHKNSDAVKTLSVSQVRQPIYTGSAQAWKKYERELQPFIEAWGDEPWD
- a CDS encoding YcgN family cysteine cluster protein codes for the protein MSDPIDRSGLAPRFWEKKPLSKLSKAEWEALCDGCGKCCLNKLEDEETGEVALTRVACRLFDDSTCRCAQYPIRHQFVPECIVLKPTNIDEHAYWMPQTCAYRLLWEGKPLFDWHPLISGDPETVHEAGVSIRDRTVPEFEIDEDDWEDHIIEEPI
- a CDS encoding porin — encoded protein: MKKILFATTALVATAGVASAEVALTGTAEMGIYNPNSETAETQFFTDFDIRFTLSGEADNGLTFGATIDLDEAADYSDDVGGNDTGVFELPSRQGGEAIFISYGGATLTMGDTDGAYDARIPEMALAGGTLNDDETVHLGFNHGDGDAFGLTGLDGFGDGQIARFDYAYNSFTFSLSAEQVADGADVSGIGDTVWGLGVSWSGQVSAIDLTVGLGYQTLEDVADVTGLAVTGGFANGISAGLTYSVTDIDGLSDDVTHVGLGFGYEMNAIAVGVNWGQFEYDGDNQSGWGLAASYDLGGGLEARLGYGYSDMEGVWGSGDYNTWSLGLNMSF